The DNA segment ACGTGGAGCAGTCCACCAAGCTGGTCGCCCTGCTCAAGCGCATCTCCCCGGAAACCGTGATCGTGTTGGGTGGTCCCGAGGTGAGCCATGAATGGGAGGAGCAGCGCCTCGTGCAGCTAGCCGATCACATCATCACAGGCCCCGGCGACCTGGCTTTCGCCGAACTTTGCCGGCAGGTGCTCAAGGGCGCGAAACCGCCCAAGCTGCTGCACGCAGAACAACCGTCGCTGGAATCCCTGCGCCTGCCCTACGAGTTTTACGACGAACGGGACATCGCCCAGCGCACGGTTTACGTTGAAGCCTCCAGGGGCTGCCCCTTCAAATGCGAGTTTTGCCTGTCCGCCCTGGACAAGACCGCTTGGCCGTTTCCGCTGGAACATTTCCTGTCCGCCATGGACAACTTGCACGCCCGTGGACTGCGCCAGTTCAAATTCGTCGATCGCACCTTCAACCTGAACGTGAAGGCCAGCCTGCAGATCTTGGAGTTTTTCCTGGAACGGTTGGACGAACACCTGTTCCTGCATTTCGAGGTCGTCCCCGACCATCTGCCGGATAAGCTGAAAGAGGCGATCAAGCGCTTCCCGCCCGGCAGCCTGCAGTTCGAGGTGGGCATCCAGACCTTCAATCCCGAAGTGCAGCAACGCATCAGCCGGCGCCAGGACAACGATAGGACCGAAGCCAACCTGCGCTGGCTGCGGTCGGAAACCAATGCGCACATTCATGCGGACCTGATCGCGGGACTGCCGGGCGAGGGTCTCGCCAGTTTCGCGGCGGGCTTCGACCGCCTGGTCGGGCTTGAGCCTCACGAGATCCAGGTCGGCGTACTCAAGCGGCTGCGCGGCGCCCCCCTGGACCGCCACAGCCAGTCTTTCGACCTGCGCTACAGCCCCGATCCGCCCTACAATGTGCTGAGCACCAGCCTGATGGATTTCGCGACCCTGCAGCGCATCAGCCGCTTCGCCCGGTACTGGGACCTGGTGGGGAATTCCGGGCGCTTTCAGAACGGGCTGCAATTACTTCTGGGCTCGTCGCCTTTTGAACGCTTCATGGCCTTCAGCGACTGGCTGTACGCATGCCTGGGCAAGACCCATCAACTGGCGCTGGACCGCTTGTACGATCTCACCTACCAGTGGCTCACCGAACAGGGCGGAGTCGATTCAGCCGCCGCCACACAGGCCATCGCCCGCGACTTCCATGCCAGCGGCACCCGCAGCGTACCGCGCTTCCTGGCACGGGAAGGCATCCGTTCACCCGGACCGCGAGTTCCGGCTGCCGGCGTCAAGGCACCCGCGCGCCAGCAGCGCCATCTGTCAGGTCACTGAACCCGCTGAGCGGCGGGCCGGGGAAGTCTGGAACCGGCTACCCTAAGCCGCCGCCCGCAGCCGCGTCGCCGTGATGGGCAGCAGGCCCAGCAGGATCAGGGCGCCGAAGCCGACGCCAGCCTGGATAGCGGAGACACCGGCCTCCATGGACATGGTATACAGGCCGATCATGATCAGCATGGACAGGTTCTCGGCCAGGTTCTGCACCGCCACCGCGTGCCCGGCGCCCACGGTATCGTGCCCCCGCTCCTGCAGCAGCGCGTTCAGGGGCACCACGAACAGGCCACCGCAGACTCCGATAGCCACCAAAAGCAGGACTGTCTGAGGCAAGTTGGCCACCAGCGACAACGCCATGATGAGAGGCCCCAGCAACAGGCCGGGGACCAGCGCGCGGTTGACGGTTTCCAGGGCGATCCAGGCGGAGGCCAGGGCCGCGCCCACGGCGATACCGATGGCCACGGCGCCGTTGAGGTTGGCGGGCGTGCTGGTATCCTGGATGGCCAGGGCCAGCGGCACCCACGCCACCAGCAACAGCCGCAAGGTCGCCCCGCTGCCCCAGAACAGGCTGGTGCAGGCCAGGGAGAAACGCACATCGCGATCGCGCACCAGGGTCCAGGTGATTTGCAGAAAATCCTTGAACAACTCCCAGGGATGGAAGCGCTCCCCGGGGTGCACGGCAGGCAGCCTGGGAATCGCCAGGTTGGCGAGCATGGCGGCCAAATAACAGCCGGCCACGCTGATCAAGGCCAAATTCACCGACTGGTCCGACAGCCAGCCGCCTGCCGCCACTCCGA comes from the Methyloterricola oryzae genome and includes:
- a CDS encoding B12-binding domain-containing radical SAM protein, with protein sequence MILLATLNARYSHASLGLRCLMANMGELTPMTRIEEYIITDRPQDVAEALLALRPRIIGLGVYIWNVEQSTKLVALLKRISPETVIVLGGPEVSHEWEEQRLVQLADHIITGPGDLAFAELCRQVLKGAKPPKLLHAEQPSLESLRLPYEFYDERDIAQRTVYVEASRGCPFKCEFCLSALDKTAWPFPLEHFLSAMDNLHARGLRQFKFVDRTFNLNVKASLQILEFFLERLDEHLFLHFEVVPDHLPDKLKEAIKRFPPGSLQFEVGIQTFNPEVQQRISRRQDNDRTEANLRWLRSETNAHIHADLIAGLPGEGLASFAAGFDRLVGLEPHEIQVGVLKRLRGAPLDRHSQSFDLRYSPDPPYNVLSTSLMDFATLQRISRFARYWDLVGNSGRFQNGLQLLLGSSPFERFMAFSDWLYACLGKTHQLALDRLYDLTYQWLTEQGGVDSAAATQAIARDFHASGTRSVPRFLAREGIRSPGPRVPAAGVKAPARQQRHLSGH
- the lplT gene encoding lysophospholipid transporter LplT is translated as MQSTNAQDPNHWPLRAMSAVLSAQFLSALADNALLFAAIALVKSQQRPAEWVPLLQEFFVLAFVVLAPFAGAFADALPKGRVMLWANGLKLIGAGAMTAGFHPLLAYGLVGVGAAAYSPAKYGILSELVTPAQLVKANSMMEGSTIVAILLGVAAGGWLSDQSVNLALISVAGCYLAAMLANLAIPRLPAVHPGERFHPWELFKDFLQITWTLVRDRDVRFSLACTSLFWGSGATLRLLLVAWVPLALAIQDTSTPANLNGAVAIGIAVGAALASAWIALETVNRALVPGLLLGPLIMALSLVANLPQTVLLLVAIGVCGGLFVVPLNALLQERGHDTVGAGHAVAVQNLAENLSMLIMIGLYTMSMEAGVSAIQAGVGFGALILLGLLPITATRLRAAA